A genomic window from Companilactobacillus alimentarius DSM 20249 includes:
- a CDS encoding TetR/AcrR family transcriptional regulator C-terminal domain-containing protein, giving the protein MDFKNQTKLLFAKQLEEMLKTIPMDKIRIVDLCKRCNTIPQTFYYHFHDKYELIAWIFLYDFSRTYINKELEYSINSIVDNLKQMNKRRIFYQKTYTQRSQNSIDQYIQKFNVQSATDAVEDYFKKPLSFEQLIEIKYHSYGMMGLFQEWITDDSSISIEQLASFQYEHTPDFLRKTYQNYSFKNVLKKNTSKANGL; this is encoded by the coding sequence ATGGATTTTAAAAATCAAACTAAATTGCTCTTTGCTAAACAATTAGAGGAAATGTTAAAGACTATACCTATGGATAAAATCCGCATTGTAGACTTATGTAAGCGATGTAATACGATTCCACAAACTTTTTATTATCATTTTCATGATAAATATGAATTAATTGCCTGGATTTTTTTGTATGATTTTTCTAGAACTTACATCAACAAAGAGCTTGAATATTCAATAAATAGTATTGTCGATAATCTAAAGCAAATGAACAAAAGGCGTATTTTCTATCAAAAAACTTACACACAACGCTCACAAAACTCGATTGACCAGTATATTCAAAAATTCAATGTTCAATCGGCAACTGATGCTGTTGAGGATTACTTTAAGAAACCATTATCTTTTGAACAATTAATAGAGATTAAATATCACTCTTATGGAATGATGGGATTATTTCAAGAATGGATTACTGATGACAGTAGTATTTCAATTGAGCAATTAGCCAGTTTTCAATATGAACATACACCAGATTTTTTGAGGAAGACCTATCAGAATTATTCGTTTAAGAACGTACTCAAAAAAAATACTTCCAAAGCAAATGGGCTCTAG
- a CDS encoding aldo/keto reductase encodes MISRQNEKLFPMLSKRNIVFVAYSLSAWLLKKEPWIVPIPGTRKQQRLIDNAQAADIELTDKDKDDIDSLLEKVDYEQFEK; translated from the coding sequence ATGATTTCTCGTCAAAATGAAAAACTGTTCCCAATGTTGTCAAAACGTAATATCGTATTTGTTGCATATTCTCTATCGGCCTGGCTACTTAAAAAGGAACCATGGATTGTTCCTATCCCTGGTACTAGAAAGCAGCAAAGACTGATTGACAATGCTCAAGCCGCAGATATCGAATTAACTGATAAAGACAAAGACGATATAGACTCTTTACTGGAAAAAGTAGATTATGAGCAATTCGAAAAATAA
- a CDS encoding MFS transporter produces the protein MQKKQSILTITIVLVGYFIILVDTSLVFTCSKEISSSLQMTASLAAWISNAYALTFGSLLLLGGKLGDIFGRRKIFIIGLIIFGISSGLVGLSPTAGLLILFRAIQGIGAAIIAPATLAIIMDSFKGNDRVVAISIYGAMSGIGVSLGLIVGAGITTILSWRWGFFVNIPIVIILIILSLNFLQKGTIQHEKIDLNGSIFSCLALIFIINGISGIGSHLISLTIGFLLLVYFIYHEYKSDKPILPLALFGSMKRNLAYIIRFTYSSAITSFWFFTPLMLQSNFHLDPIMVGISFLPMTIFNFISANLVSDLTKKIGSIKLMTGGLIITTIGFGGLTLYQMGSNYWLSIALPMITIGIGQGLVLSPVTNIAVEDTPENLSGVSSSMINVMLQIGGAFGLAILSATSNLLNPQNLAFHYQAQGIMLFSLIALIFSLVLRFKFKKYEN, from the coding sequence ATGCAAAAAAAACAAAGCATTTTAACAATTACCATTGTATTGGTGGGGTATTTTATCATACTTGTTGATACATCACTTGTTTTTACTTGCTCAAAAGAAATAAGTAGTTCACTTCAAATGACGGCCAGTTTGGCAGCGTGGATAAGTAATGCATATGCACTTACTTTTGGAAGCCTTCTTTTATTAGGAGGAAAATTGGGTGATATTTTTGGACGAAGAAAGATATTCATTATCGGGCTAATAATTTTTGGGATAAGTTCTGGCTTAGTGGGTTTGTCCCCAACAGCAGGATTGCTAATCCTTTTCAGAGCTATTCAAGGGATTGGAGCCGCAATTATTGCGCCAGCTACGTTAGCAATTATCATGGACTCCTTCAAAGGTAATGATAGAGTAGTAGCAATTTCAATATATGGTGCGATGTCAGGAATCGGTGTGAGCCTTGGACTTATCGTTGGAGCGGGGATTACCACCATTTTATCTTGGAGATGGGGCTTTTTTGTTAACATTCCCATCGTTATTATTTTAATTATATTGTCGCTGAACTTTTTACAAAAAGGAACCATTCAACATGAAAAAATTGATTTAAATGGATCTATCTTCTCATGCCTAGCACTTATTTTCATTATCAATGGCATCAGCGGTATTGGTTCTCATTTAATTTCATTGACAATAGGATTTTTATTATTAGTTTATTTTATTTATCACGAATACAAATCAGATAAACCAATTTTACCACTAGCTTTATTTGGTTCCATGAAGCGTAATTTAGCTTACATTATTCGTTTTACTTATTCTTCCGCCATTACTAGCTTTTGGTTCTTTACTCCACTGATGTTGCAAAGTAATTTTCATTTGGATCCAATTATGGTTGGCATCTCATTTTTACCGATGACCATCTTTAATTTTATTTCAGCAAATCTGGTCAGTGACTTAACGAAAAAAATTGGTAGTATAAAATTAATGACTGGTGGTTTAATTATAACAACTATTGGTTTTGGGGGACTAACGTTATATCAGATGGGATCGAATTATTGGCTATCTATTGCGCTACCAATGATTACTATTGGAATTGGTCAAGGTCTTGTCTTAAGTCCTGTAACAAATATTGCCGTAGAAGATACGCCGGAAAACCTATCTGGAGTTAGTTCCAGCATGATCAATGTCATGCTTCAAATTGGGGGAGCTTTTGGACTGGCTATTCTATCAGCTACTTCTAATTTATTGAACCCACAAAATTTGGCTTTCCATTACCAAGCACAAGGGATTATGCTATTTTCATTGATAGCATTAATATTTTCATTGGTATTAAGATTTAAGTTTAAAAAATATGAGAATTAA
- a CDS encoding LysR family transcriptional regulator — MLELSTLNIFNTVVESGSFSSASIKLFMSTPAVLHRMNEMENSLGVSLFLRNSQGVTLTKPGEVLYANSKQLLHQSEYIVDLVKKSALKTNLTIRIGSAFINPVNNLNGLWDKMAARLPQYHLQFIPLENDNFKFPDTYNNMGKKVDILFSPYGMSSVQDKINFIEIGHFHFTIMMHANDPLTNKEKITLGDLNGATVDMMPTGISKKVDNIYQEIERQNLNIKISKIDAHYTINTFNKFSESGQYLLSLSCWNDILPGLVSRPLAIPYSIPYGFITTNKPDANLKLFLKILQSEVHAVNQS; from the coding sequence ATGCTTGAATTATCAACTTTGAATATTTTTAATACAGTTGTTGAATCTGGCAGTTTTTCCTCTGCCTCAATAAAACTATTTATGTCAACTCCTGCTGTCTTACATCGAATGAATGAAATGGAAAATTCCCTTGGTGTATCGTTATTTCTCCGGAATAGTCAAGGAGTAACTTTAACCAAACCTGGTGAGGTACTTTACGCTAATTCTAAGCAACTCTTGCACCAAAGTGAATATATTGTAGATTTGGTTAAAAAGAGTGCTTTGAAAACTAACTTAACTATTAGAATTGGTAGCGCATTCATTAATCCAGTGAATAACCTAAATGGATTATGGGATAAAATGGCCGCTCGCCTTCCACAATATCATTTGCAGTTTATCCCTTTGGAAAATGATAATTTCAAATTTCCAGATACTTATAATAATATGGGAAAGAAAGTCGATATATTATTCAGCCCTTATGGTATGAGTTCTGTTCAGGATAAAATAAATTTTATTGAAATTGGACATTTTCATTTTACTATTATGATGCACGCTAACGATCCCTTGACGAACAAGGAAAAAATAACACTGGGGGATTTAAATGGCGCTACCGTTGATATGATGCCAACAGGTATCTCGAAGAAAGTTGACAATATTTATCAAGAAATTGAGCGTCAAAACTTAAATATTAAGATATCAAAGATAGATGCTCATTATACTATCAATACTTTTAATAAATTTTCTGAATCAGGTCAATATTTGTTATCACTAAGTTGCTGGAATGATATTTTACCAGGTCTAGTCAGTCGACCATTAGCTATCCCTTATTCCATTCCTTATGGATTTATTACCACAAATAAGCCAGATGCTAATTTGAAACTATTCCTTAAAATTTTACAATCAGAGGTACATGCTGTTAATCAATCCTGA
- a CDS encoding SDR family oxidoreductase, with the protein MIKDKVVIITGASSGIGASTAMLLASKGAKLVLGARREDKLQQIVNKIKENGGKVIYQVTDVVNPDDNKALVEAAKNEFGKVDVIFLNAGLMPSSEIDKLKTDEWNRTVDVNIKGVLNGIAAILPTFKEQNGGHIITTSSVAGLKPYPGVGVYGATKHAVRDLMEVLRMESAQENSNIRTATIYPAAIHTELLDTITDPQAAKAMQANYDKYQIGPDRVANVVAFAIDQPEDTNVSEFTVGPTNQPW; encoded by the coding sequence ATGATTAAAGATAAAGTAGTAATTATTACTGGGGCATCAAGTGGTATTGGAGCATCGACTGCCATGTTATTAGCCAGTAAAGGTGCAAAACTAGTCTTGGGAGCACGTCGTGAAGACAAACTCCAGCAAATTGTAAACAAGATCAAAGAAAACGGTGGGAAAGTAATCTATCAAGTAACAGATGTTGTAAATCCCGATGACAATAAAGCTTTAGTTGAAGCTGCTAAAAATGAATTTGGCAAAGTTGATGTCATCTTCTTAAATGCAGGATTAATGCCAAGTTCTGAAATTGACAAGTTAAAGACCGATGAATGGAATCGTACAGTTGATGTCAATATTAAGGGTGTCTTGAATGGTATTGCTGCTATTCTTCCTACTTTCAAAGAACAAAATGGTGGACATATCATTACAACTTCTTCAGTAGCTGGTTTGAAACCATATCCTGGTGTCGGCGTCTATGGTGCCACAAAGCACGCAGTTCGTGATTTAATGGAAGTCTTGCGAATGGAATCTGCACAAGAGAACAGTAATATCAGAACCGCTACTATTTATCCAGCTGCAATTCACACAGAACTATTAGATACTATTACAGACCCGCAAGCAGCTAAGGCTATGCAAGCTAATTACGATAAGTACCAAATTGGACCTGATCGTGTTGCTAACGTCGTTGCATTTGCCATTGACCAACCAGAAGACACTAATGTTAGTGAGTTTACCGTCGGCCCAACTAATCAACCTTGGTAA
- a CDS encoding LysR family transcriptional regulator — protein sequence MIDFYLLKTLVTFDEYGTLSKAAGHLGVTQPALTRSLKNLEENLGVQLFDRTPNRLYLTDTGKYAVQQAKRLIAANYKFTDKVKLFEQNQSVITIGANVPGPLIVIRSLNLDSIVVQKEQVQQDFEKVLNEEQVTCLLTNKSLETKQITSAFLGSERMAVNLTSENPLSKIDSLRFVDLAGNTFLCPQEIGFWKDIYESQIPDGKFIYQNQSTEYKELLSFSSMPFFTTNLTKLDPNWGKNLPDNRVLKPLMDASANQTFYISFLKRNQNRLKTLIQKVQDQWSTVDF from the coding sequence ATGATTGACTTTTATTTATTGAAAACATTAGTGACATTCGATGAATATGGAACTCTTTCTAAAGCAGCAGGTCATTTGGGTGTTACCCAACCCGCATTAACACGTTCCTTGAAAAATCTTGAGGAGAACTTGGGAGTACAACTATTCGACCGTACACCTAACAGACTTTATTTAACGGACACTGGTAAATATGCGGTTCAACAAGCAAAGAGATTAATTGCGGCTAATTATAAATTTACTGATAAAGTTAAACTTTTTGAGCAAAATCAATCAGTTATCACTATCGGAGCCAATGTACCAGGTCCCTTGATAGTTATCCGTTCTTTAAATCTTGATAGTATCGTTGTCCAAAAAGAACAAGTCCAACAGGATTTTGAAAAAGTTCTTAATGAAGAACAAGTAACCTGTTTATTGACCAACAAGTCTTTGGAAACAAAACAAATAACCTCAGCTTTTCTTGGTAGTGAGAGAATGGCCGTTAACTTAACCTCAGAGAATCCACTAAGTAAAATTGATTCGTTGAGATTTGTTGATTTAGCAGGAAACACCTTTCTATGTCCGCAAGAGATAGGTTTCTGGAAAGATATTTATGAATCACAAATTCCTGATGGCAAATTTATTTATCAAAATCAATCGACTGAGTATAAGGAGCTACTTAGTTTCTCGAGTATGCCCTTCTTCACAACCAATTTAACGAAACTCGATCCTAATTGGGGCAAGAATCTTCCTGATAATCGGGTATTAAAGCCATTAATGGATGCATCTGCAAACCAAACATTCTATATTAGTTTTTTGAAGCGTAATCAAAATCGTCTGAAGACCTTAATTCAAAAAGTGCAGGATCAATGGTCAACCGTTGATTTTTAG
- a CDS encoding NADP-dependent oxidoreductase: MKKIMLNQYGDVDVMKMTNVDIPKPSANQIVIKTVAIGVNDPDIGIRAKGPFSTMPKKIKPVLPHSLGQDFSGIVIAIGNGVTKYAVDDHVVGMSLMNTYSEYIVLEESALIAAVPKTLDLVPLGGFVLGAATAYAATIRDGQIKSGQKVLIHGGAGGVGSNAIQFAKNAGAHVIATGTANQTEYMKNLGADRTIDYRTQDFTKLVSNVDLVVNLTGLKTLRNSYKIVKKGGRITSVNAIINPIQTRLRGITGIYSKGILSTKELVDIIEIYNQGKLHVTIDKTYPFDLDDIKQAHLDFQAGGNTGKKIIVFDNKADLNMK, translated from the coding sequence ATGAAAAAAATAATGCTCAATCAATATGGCGATGTGGATGTTATGAAGATGACTAACGTTGATATTCCCAAGCCTTCAGCAAATCAAATTGTGATTAAAACAGTCGCTATTGGTGTCAATGATCCTGACATAGGTATTCGTGCTAAGGGTCCATTTTCGACTATGCCCAAGAAGATCAAACCAGTTCTGCCACATTCTTTAGGACAAGATTTTTCCGGTATTGTTATTGCTATCGGTAATGGTGTAACAAAATATGCAGTTGATGATCATGTAGTAGGTATGTCCTTAATGAACACTTATTCCGAATATATTGTTTTGGAAGAATCTGCCCTTATTGCTGCTGTACCTAAAACCTTAGATTTAGTCCCATTGGGTGGATTTGTGCTAGGTGCCGCAACAGCTTACGCAGCAACGATTCGAGATGGTCAAATTAAATCTGGCCAAAAGGTTCTTATTCATGGTGGAGCTGGCGGGGTTGGTTCTAATGCCATTCAATTTGCTAAAAATGCTGGAGCCCATGTCATAGCAACTGGAACAGCGAACCAAACCGAATATATGAAAAATTTAGGTGCTGATAGAACTATTGATTATCGAACACAAGATTTTACAAAACTAGTCTCAAATGTTGATCTAGTTGTCAATTTGACGGGGCTCAAAACACTCAGGAATAGTTATAAAATCGTTAAGAAGGGTGGTCGCATAACATCTGTAAATGCAATTATTAATCCCATTCAAACTAGGCTTCGGGGTATCACTGGAATTTATTCCAAGGGTATCTTATCTACCAAAGAATTAGTAGATATTATTGAAATTTATAATCAGGGTAAACTACATGTAACTATCGACAAAACATATCCCTTTGACTTAGATGATATTAAACAAGCCCACCTAGATTTTCAGGCTGGCGGGAATACTGGTAAGAAAATCATTGTTTTTGACAATAAGGCAGATTTAAATATGAAGTGA
- a CDS encoding dipeptide epimerase gives MVNYKILKLNIPLKRPFITSIRSSNSLKGIFYEVLLSDGSVGYGESSENIKLTGESRLQMKRFSKEFLDGHLNVPVEKSISDLKNYPKNIAARYGLETALIDAMARHRSEEINELLNLNLSKRKMENDTTISILGEQETISETKRVLKKGYRHIKYKINGDKSEIDRILMLQDYIPNGVSIRIDPNQSWDCKNAMDFSKELEKSNLNIEFIEQPVKVSQVQLMKRLSISCGIPIIADESVFNLEDAKSVIDKGYGNAINIKLIKCGGPLEAIEIANYADKKGISCLFGCTTEANIAMTMASYLSAGLKNVNYIDLDGLDYISDSPFAGGINDSHGVITIPSQNNGLGITLREDKSNEYITDWL, from the coding sequence TTGGTAAATTATAAAATACTTAAACTGAATATCCCCTTAAAAAGACCATTTATTACCAGTATTCGATCGTCTAATAGTTTAAAGGGTATTTTCTATGAAGTTCTTTTAAGCGATGGGTCCGTTGGATATGGGGAATCATCTGAGAATATTAAGTTAACTGGAGAGTCTCGATTACAAATGAAAAGATTCTCAAAAGAATTTCTGGATGGACATTTGAATGTTCCTGTAGAAAAAAGTATCTCTGATTTGAAGAATTATCCAAAAAATATTGCGGCACGGTATGGATTGGAGACCGCTTTGATTGATGCGATGGCCAGACATAGATCAGAGGAAATAAATGAATTATTGAACTTAAATCTTTCTAAAAGAAAGATGGAAAATGATACTACGATTAGCATTCTTGGAGAACAAGAAACAATTTCTGAGACAAAAAGAGTATTAAAAAAAGGTTATCGACACATAAAGTACAAAATAAATGGTGATAAAAGTGAAATAGATAGAATTCTAATGTTACAAGATTATATTCCAAATGGAGTTTCAATTAGGATAGATCCGAACCAAAGTTGGGATTGTAAAAATGCAATGGATTTTTCAAAGGAACTGGAAAAATCTAATCTAAATATTGAATTTATCGAACAGCCTGTGAAAGTCTCACAAGTTCAATTAATGAAAAGATTAAGCATATCGTGCGGTATCCCCATTATAGCCGATGAATCAGTATTTAATTTGGAAGACGCTAAATCTGTGATTGACAAGGGTTACGGCAATGCAATCAATATTAAATTGATTAAATGCGGTGGACCTTTAGAGGCTATTGAAATAGCAAATTATGCAGATAAAAAAGGGATATCCTGTTTATTTGGATGTACGACAGAAGCAAATATCGCAATGACAATGGCATCATATTTAAGTGCTGGATTAAAAAATGTTAATTATATTGATTTAGATGGACTCGATTATATATCAGATAGTCCTTTTGCCGGAGGGATTAATGATTCTCATGGAGTTATTACCATTCCGAGTCAAAATAATGGCCTTGGTATCACTCTTAGAGAGGATAAAAGTAATGAATATATTACTGATTGGTTATAG
- a CDS encoding aldo/keto reductase, with amino-acid sequence MNNIPMIKLNNGVQMPQEGFGALVRDGSFEQVKQAVLDALSVGYRMIDTAQIYYNEEAIGAALKESNVDRKNIFLTTKVWIANYGYQATKDSIETSLEKLQTDYLDLVLLHQPFGDYYGAYRALEDLYDEGKIRAIGVANFMPDRYVDLVKFSRIVPAINQSETHVFNQQNELNKYLKEYATHLESWGPFAEGRNDFFKNETLIKIGAKYGKTGPQVALRFLTQNGIIIIPKSVHKDRMKQNLMIWDFKLDEDDMQEIRNMDTEKSLFFNHHDPATVLRFAKITEESKPNFK; translated from the coding sequence ATGAACAATATCCCAATGATTAAATTAAATAATGGTGTACAGATGCCACAAGAAGGATTTGGAGCTTTAGTTCGTGATGGCAGTTTTGAACAGGTCAAACAAGCTGTACTGGATGCGTTAAGTGTCGGTTACCGTATGATTGATACCGCTCAAATTTACTATAATGAGGAAGCAATTGGTGCAGCCTTAAAGGAAAGCAATGTAGACCGTAAGAACATTTTTTTGACTACGAAGGTCTGGATTGCCAATTATGGTTATCAGGCAACAAAGGATTCGATTGAAACTTCACTTGAAAAACTACAAACTGATTATTTGGATTTAGTTTTGTTGCATCAACCATTTGGTGATTACTATGGTGCATATCGTGCTTTAGAGGATTTATACGATGAAGGCAAAATTCGGGCCATTGGAGTTGCTAATTTCATGCCTGATCGTTACGTTGATCTAGTGAAATTCAGTAGGATCGTTCCAGCAATTAATCAATCTGAAACGCACGTTTTTAATCAACAAAACGAATTAAACAAGTATTTGAAAGAATATGCAACACATTTGGAGTCCTGGGGACCATTTGCAGAAGGACGCAATGACTTCTTTAAGAATGAAACTTTGATTAAAATTGGTGCTAAATATGGTAAAACGGGTCCGCAGGTTGCGTTAAGATTTCTGACACAGAACGGCATTATCATTATTCCAAAATCGGTTCATAAGGATAGAATGAAGCAAAACTTGATGATTTGGGACTTTAAATTGGATGAGGATGATATGCAAGAGATTCGTAATATGGATACGGAAAAATCGCTCTTCTTTAATCATCATGATCCAGCAACCGTATTGAGATTTGCAAAGATTACTGAGGAAAGTAAACCTAACTTTAAATAA
- a CDS encoding LysR family transcriptional regulator, translated as MIVQMYLTFLKVADSGSFSKASKILFISPVSVMKQMNTLENQLGIRLLNRNPRGINLTPAGERLYTGVSKIIQDSTDMLEQVQQIGQIEKSEIKVGASIMRPGTPLMDIWKTHKSALNAYKFNLVSFSDDDVTLESPSTKIGTSFDCIVGPCDSDGWYNHYNVLKLGMDSFRLAIPENHPLFTKDKLTFADLRGQTLVLPPKSQSPVLDKMTSDLEEKHPEINIIHTLNFYNANVFNRYANSQDLLLTRDSWKDIHPLMKTVKVDWDYASPYGIIYSKSPSKKMESFIQVIKNIESK; from the coding sequence TTGATAGTTCAAATGTATCTAACCTTTTTAAAAGTTGCTGATAGTGGAAGCTTTTCGAAGGCATCAAAGATATTGTTTATATCACCGGTTTCAGTCATGAAGCAAATGAACACGCTGGAGAATCAATTAGGGATTCGATTATTAAATCGTAATCCGCGTGGAATTAATTTAACTCCGGCGGGGGAGCGTCTGTATACTGGCGTTTCAAAAATTATTCAGGATTCCACTGATATGCTTGAACAAGTCCAACAAATTGGTCAAATAGAAAAATCAGAAATCAAAGTGGGTGCTTCCATTATGCGACCAGGTACACCCTTAATGGATATTTGGAAAACACACAAGAGTGCTTTAAACGCATACAAGTTTAATTTAGTTTCCTTTAGTGACGACGATGTTACGCTGGAAAGTCCTTCAACGAAGATTGGAACAAGCTTTGATTGTATCGTTGGACCGTGTGATTCCGACGGGTGGTACAATCATTACAATGTTCTCAAACTAGGGATGGATTCATTTCGTTTAGCCATTCCAGAAAATCATCCACTTTTCACTAAAGATAAATTAACTTTTGCCGATTTACGTGGACAGACTTTAGTTCTACCACCAAAAAGTCAGTCACCTGTTTTAGATAAGATGACTTCTGATTTGGAAGAGAAGCATCCAGAAATTAATATTATCCATACACTTAATTTTTATAATGCGAATGTATTTAATCGCTATGCAAACTCACAGGATTTGCTCTTAACTCGAGATAGCTGGAAAGACATACATCCATTGATGAAAACTGTTAAAGTCGATTGGGATTACGCTTCTCCTTATGGCATCATTTATTCGAAATCACCATCTAAAAAAATGGAAAGCTTCATTCAAGTAATTAAAAACATCGAATCAAAGTAA
- a CDS encoding SDR family NAD(P)-dependent oxidoreductase — protein MESIFITGSTEGLGYLTAKSLIEAGNEVTLHARNQQRADDVSKKLKGAKHIVIGDLANREDIESIADQVNSIGTFDTVIYNAGVSTPDTNLTLKVNVEAPYLLTMLINKPKRIIYVSSGMHKGAKLDINDLSGTTDYSSSKLQVLLLMKIFAKQFPDTIVTAVDPGWVPTRMGGSMATDDLNMGFSSQVKLATSDDSALTGSYFYHLKPDRYDSRVDDTDLQQQLLKKLQEITKR, from the coding sequence ATGGAAAGTATTTTTATAACTGGTTCTACAGAAGGACTCGGATATCTAACTGCTAAAAGCTTGATTGAAGCAGGAAACGAAGTAACGTTACATGCTCGTAATCAACAACGTGCCGATGATGTTTCAAAAAAGCTCAAAGGTGCAAAGCACATAGTAATCGGTGATTTAGCAAATCGAGAAGATATCGAGAGTATTGCTGATCAAGTAAACAGTATAGGAACGTTTGATACCGTAATATATAACGCTGGGGTCTCAACACCTGACACTAACTTGACCCTCAAGGTAAACGTTGAGGCGCCCTATTTGTTAACAATGTTAATAAATAAACCTAAGCGAATTATCTATGTTAGCTCAGGAATGCATAAAGGTGCAAAGTTAGACATCAATGACTTATCTGGTACAACAGACTATTCATCGTCCAAGCTCCAAGTTCTTCTATTAATGAAAATTTTTGCTAAGCAATTTCCTGATACGATTGTGACTGCCGTTGATCCTGGTTGGGTTCCAACTAGAATGGGTGGAAGCATGGCAACAGACGACTTGAACATGGGCTTTAGTTCACAGGTAAAACTAGCTACATCGGACGATTCTGCACTTACTGGCAGTTATTTTTATCATTTAAAGCCTGATCGATACGATTCAAGAGTTGATGATACTGACTTACAGCAACAATTATTGAAAAAATTACAAGAGATTACGAAGCGCTGA
- a CDS encoding MFS transporter encodes MIIIVTKRKTNLILFSIILLAINMRLPITSIPPILGSLQKATGLPNSSAGLLTTIPLLTFALVSPILAWIGKKFGNELTILLFFCLLVVGSLFRISTSIAMVMVGTFLIALGIDSANVLLPAVIKDRLQFKPMLGVSAYTTSMSLAAALGTGFAGVIVAGSSLRIAMIILTIIGIISVLGWLPMIHKTNRTKFQVASSTSHKRSIWSSKISWLISLFFGLQSLIYYSLLTWLPSIFVSNGFSSVQAGTFVTIVQIGSFPCAFVVPFLADRKHGDAILVWILGLGFTLGTICFGINGLNVWFVSLASLVVGISSGIAFNLAIVYFAQKSINAEETAEISGMAQTVGYLLAAVGPVVFGYLQSFFHSWGPVLIISIILSICLLIVGIFLNKQKSVF; translated from the coding sequence ATGATAATAATCGTGACTAAGAGAAAAACAAATTTAATTTTATTTAGTATCATTTTATTGGCAATTAATATGAGACTGCCCATTACGTCAATCCCGCCTATACTGGGCTCCTTGCAAAAGGCGACCGGTTTACCTAATAGTTCTGCTGGCCTTTTGACCACAATACCCTTGCTGACATTTGCACTGGTTTCACCAATTTTAGCTTGGATTGGAAAAAAGTTTGGCAATGAATTAACCATTCTTTTGTTCTTTTGCTTACTAGTCGTTGGTAGCTTGTTCAGAATCAGCACGTCGATTGCTATGGTCATGGTCGGAACGTTTTTAATTGCACTTGGTATTGACAGCGCCAACGTACTTTTACCTGCCGTTATTAAAGACAGACTTCAGTTTAAGCCAATGTTAGGCGTTAGTGCATATACAACATCGATGAGTCTTGCTGCTGCATTAGGGACTGGATTTGCTGGAGTAATTGTTGCAGGTAGTTCTTTAAGGATTGCCATGATTATTTTAACAATTATCGGAATCATCAGTGTTCTAGGATGGTTACCAATGATTCATAAAACAAATCGTACTAAATTCCAAGTAGCATCGTCAACTTCTCACAAGAGGTCCATTTGGTCGAGCAAAATTAGTTGGTTAATTTCATTATTCTTTGGTCTACAATCTTTAATTTACTATTCTTTGTTGACCTGGCTCCCATCGATTTTTGTTTCTAATGGATTTTCGAGCGTTCAAGCAGGAACCTTCGTAACAATTGTGCAAATCGGGTCATTCCCTTGCGCTTTTGTCGTCCCCTTCTTGGCTGATCGTAAACATGGAGATGCCATTTTAGTTTGGATACTTGGACTTGGCTTCACTTTAGGGACTATTTGTTTTGGAATTAACGGATTAAATGTTTGGTTTGTCTCGCTTGCTTCATTAGTCGTTGGTATTTCTTCAGGAATTGCATTTAATCTTGCAATCGTTTATTTTGCTCAAAAATCGATAAACGCTGAAGAAACTGCCGAAATTTCAGGAATGGCACAGACAGTAGGTTATCTATTGGCAGCAGTTGGTCCTGTTGTCTTCGGTTATCTTCAAAGCTTTTTCCACTCTTGGGGACCAGTTTTGATTATTTCAATAATATTATCAATTTGTTTGCTGATTGTCGGAATTTTTTTAAACAAACAAAAATCCGTGTTTTAA